The following are encoded together in the Pedobacter sp. D749 genome:
- a CDS encoding O-methyltransferase, translating into MTEEINQNYPKTYQQINSATKALGFDMASDVLTCSLLKTLAATKPSGKFLELGTGTGLSTSWILDGLDEHSTLTSIDNDAKFLAITKDFLSGDERLTLVETDGAEWIEKNKNKKFDYIFADTWHGKYLLLDEAIAMLNKGGFYIIDDMLPQQNWPEGHHDKAIKLVKDLESRDDLHLTKQVWATGIVIGVKK; encoded by the coding sequence ATGACTGAAGAAATCAATCAAAATTATCCAAAAACCTACCAGCAGATAAATTCGGCTACCAAGGCATTGGGTTTTGATATGGCATCAGACGTATTGACCTGCTCTTTGCTTAAAACACTTGCTGCAACAAAACCTTCAGGCAAATTTCTGGAGCTTGGTACCGGAACTGGTTTATCGACCTCGTGGATATTGGATGGCCTGGATGAACACAGTACTTTGACTTCGATCGATAATGATGCTAAATTTTTAGCGATTACGAAAGATTTTCTTAGCGGAGATGAACGCTTAACATTGGTTGAAACTGACGGAGCTGAGTGGATTGAAAAGAATAAAAACAAAAAATTCGATTACATATTTGCTGATACTTGGCATGGAAAATATTTGCTTTTAGACGAAGCAATTGCCATGCTCAACAAAGGTGGTTTTTATATAATCGATGATATGTTACCTCAACAAAATTGGCCTGAAGGTCATCATGATAAAGCGATTAAATTGGTTAAAGATTTAGAATCGCGTGATGATTTGCATTTAACCAAGCAGGTTTGGGCTACAGGAATTGTAATTGGAGTAAAAAAATAG
- the ilvE gene encoding branched-chain-amino-acid transaminase translates to MKYYNSNTIIYLDGQFEKAVNSSTDLYGQSLHYGYAAFEGIRAYKTHNGNRIFKAAAHFDRLERSCQLANIPFPWDKQELIAATYKLLQLNKLKDAYIRPLVFCHPNMKLNEPSGVSILICAWEWDAYSGNKLLKLTVSDYERPNPKSTPMEAKLSGNYVNSILATTAANIKGYDEALLLDMHGFVAEASGANIFLEKDGKLYTPSVGNILPGITRATVKELCNVLDIECTEKKLTIEDLKNADSAFLCGTATEIAGIASIDDIVYRPLWRESIGYTIQRAYKNLVLEKVNYEVII, encoded by the coding sequence ATGAAATACTATAATTCTAATACGATTATTTACCTTGACGGACAGTTTGAAAAGGCTGTAAATAGCAGCACTGACCTTTACGGACAGTCGCTACACTACGGCTATGCTGCTTTCGAGGGTATTAGAGCCTATAAAACGCATAACGGTAACCGCATTTTCAAAGCTGCTGCCCATTTCGACCGCTTAGAGCGTTCTTGCCAGTTGGCAAACATTCCTTTCCCATGGGATAAACAGGAATTAATTGCTGCAACCTATAAATTACTTCAGTTAAACAAACTGAAGGATGCTTATATCCGCCCCTTGGTATTTTGCCACCCAAACATGAAATTAAACGAGCCAAGCGGAGTCTCGATCTTAATATGTGCATGGGAATGGGATGCTTATTCAGGTAACAAATTGTTAAAATTAACCGTTTCTGATTACGAAAGGCCAAACCCGAAATCGACTCCAATGGAAGCGAAATTGAGTGGAAACTATGTCAATTCTATTTTGGCAACTACAGCAGCAAACATTAAAGGTTACGATGAAGCTTTACTTTTAGATATGCATGGCTTTGTTGCAGAAGCCTCCGGAGCAAATATCTTTCTGGAAAAAGATGGAAAATTATATACCCCATCTGTAGGGAACATTTTACCAGGCATTACACGTGCAACTGTAAAGGAACTATGTAATGTTTTGGATATAGAATGTACCGAGAAAAAACTAACCATAGAAGATCTTAAAAATGCAGACAGTGCTTTCTTATGTGGAACAGCAACGGAGATAGCTGGCATTGCCTCTATTGATGATATTGTTTATCGTCCATTATGGCGGGAATCTATTGGTTATACCATACAGCGTGCCTATAAAAATCTGGTACTGGAAAAAGTGAATTATGAAGTAATCATTTAA